From the genome of Candidatus Nitrosocosmicus oleophilus, one region includes:
- the pstC gene encoding phosphate ABC transporter permease subunit PstC produces the protein MPPKDSKNTHAELVKKLDLQSQKSFFGDKFFKGLVIGASVYTLFMVALVFFALAEGSIPIFQEEGFNFITGTDWNAVEGRESFGALPYIIGTLVSSTIAMAIAVPISVGIAIFITEMMKNKIGTVLSFIVELLAAVPSIIYGLWGLFVFRFWIRDYVEEPLHNTFGGFPFFAQAPFGLDVFTAGIILAIMIIPIITAVSREVIKAIPHSQKEAAYALGATRWEMVKTAILPSSRTGLMGATFLGLGRAIGETMLVTLVIGNAIGLAAIPTSLFSQSQTLSSIIANEFNEASNDLHLSALIGLGLVLFVITIFINVAAIYIISKVSKSYSNLRE, from the coding sequence TTGCCTCCTAAAGACTCTAAAAATACTCATGCCGAGCTTGTAAAGAAACTAGATTTACAATCTCAAAAATCGTTTTTTGGAGATAAATTTTTCAAAGGATTAGTAATTGGGGCATCTGTTTATACTCTTTTTATGGTTGCCCTTGTATTTTTTGCTTTAGCTGAAGGTTCTATACCTATTTTTCAAGAAGAAGGCTTTAACTTTATAACAGGAACCGATTGGAATGCTGTTGAGGGACGAGAGTCCTTTGGAGCCCTGCCTTACATAATAGGAACGCTTGTTAGCTCAACAATTGCAATGGCTATTGCGGTTCCTATCAGCGTAGGAATAGCCATATTTATTACAGAAATGATGAAAAATAAAATTGGAACCGTTTTATCATTTATAGTTGAGCTTTTAGCAGCTGTCCCCAGTATTATTTATGGTCTGTGGGGATTATTTGTTTTCAGATTTTGGATTAGAGACTACGTAGAAGAGCCTCTTCATAACACATTTGGAGGTTTTCCTTTTTTTGCCCAGGCTCCTTTTGGTTTGGATGTTTTTACAGCAGGAATAATTCTTGCGATAATGATTATTCCTATCATTACAGCCGTATCGAGGGAAGTTATTAAGGCTATTCCTCATTCACAGAAAGAAGCCGCATACGCACTTGGTGCAACACGATGGGAAATGGTCAAAACTGCTATTCTACCCTCTTCAAGAACTGGTTTGATGGGAGCAACATTTTTGGGATTGGGAAGAGCTATTGGAGAAACCATGCTGGTGACATTGGTTATAGGAAATGCAATTGGTTTGGCTGCTATTCCGACATCTTTGTTTTCCCAAAGTCAAACTCTTTCTAGTATTATTGCCAATGAATTTAATGAAGCATCAAACGATCTTCATCTTTCAGCATTAATTGGTTTGGGGTTGGTACTTTTTGTAATTACTATTTTCATAAATGTTGCTGCAATCTATATAATTTCAAAGGTTTCCAAATCCTATTCTAACTTGAGGGAATAG
- a CDS encoding endonuclease V, producing MNNNNRTPYAKVIKLQKELAKKVITRDDFDSNVEFICGVDVSYRKKIAYCSAVIINKENFDIIETVSSKTGIKNPYIPGLFILRESAPILQTLRLITRPFQLLLVDGHGVLHPRRCGLACYVGIDTNIPTIGVAKSLLCGGVQSDNFVTHKGEILGYALKSNENSKKVAYVSVGHKIGLLTSIELVKSITKINQYIPEPLRVADKLSKELDDK from the coding sequence TTGAACAACAATAACAGAACTCCCTACGCGAAGGTAATAAAATTACAAAAGGAATTGGCAAAAAAAGTCATAACAAGAGACGATTTTGATAGTAACGTTGAATTTATTTGTGGAGTGGATGTATCCTATAGAAAAAAAATTGCATACTGTTCAGCAGTAATAATCAATAAAGAAAATTTTGATATAATAGAGACAGTCAGCAGCAAAACTGGGATAAAAAATCCATATATTCCAGGTTTATTTATTCTAAGGGAATCTGCTCCTATTCTTCAAACATTGAGATTGATCACAAGACCATTTCAACTTTTGCTAGTGGATGGTCATGGGGTCCTTCATCCTAGAAGATGTGGATTAGCATGTTATGTTGGCATAGATACAAACATACCTACCATTGGTGTAGCAAAAAGTTTGTTATGCGGTGGTGTTCAATCAGATAACTTTGTAACTCACAAGGGTGAAATTCTTGGATATGCATTAAAGTCCAATGAAAACTCAAAAAAAGTGGCATATGTCAGTGTCGGACATAAGATCGGTCTACTGACATCGATAGAACTAGTTAAATCAATAACAAAAATAAATCAATATATTCCCGAACCTCTTAGAGTTGCTGACAAACTATCAAAAGAACTAGATGACAAATAA
- a CDS encoding MgtC/SapB family protein has translation MSITGIQEFDFLINIGLSLLAGVLIGADRELKGKPSGIGTHCFVIGGSMIFTYLSAIVDPNSTSRIAAQIVTGIGFLGAGIILKDEIFDKKDTADSKHTKVLNLTTAASIWFSGAIGMAIGFNFYFVAIVSIAFAVGVPHIPKIRN, from the coding sequence ATGAGCATAACCGGTATACAGGAATTTGATTTTCTGATAAATATCGGCTTGTCACTACTTGCAGGTGTATTAATCGGTGCCGACAGAGAATTGAAGGGGAAACCCTCTGGAATTGGAACACATTGTTTCGTTATTGGTGGTTCAATGATATTTACTTATCTTTCTGCGATCGTTGATCCGAATTCTACATCAAGGATCGCTGCCCAAATCGTAACCGGAATTGGATTTCTTGGAGCAGGGATAATACTAAAAGATGAAATTTTTGATAAAAAGGATACAGCTGATTCTAAACATACTAAAGTATTAAACTTGACTACTGCAGCAAGCATATGGTTTTCTGGTGCAATCGGAATGGCAATAGGATTTAACTTTTACTTTGTAGCGATAGTTTCAATAGCTTTTGCCGTAGGCGTTCCTCATATTCCTAAAATTAGAAATTAA
- a CDS encoding FAD-dependent oxidoreductase — protein MQERGHLRSVKLEVLVEQGDSNVPFFVVVSGEIEILRPSGDIETLITVHGPGQFTGEINMLSGRRALFRARATKPGNVIEMDRQNMMALLQSDAEIGDILMRAFILRRVELVAAGVGDVVLIGSSNSARTFQIKEFLMRNGHPYNYIDLENDSEVQHLLDNFHILANDIPVLICQGKFVLRNPNNQQIANCLGFNELINQTALRDLVIIGAGPSGLAAAVYGASEGLDVLVMETSSPGGQAGSSSRIENYLGFPTGISGQDLASRAYTQAQKFGAEILITKGLRLSCGGKPYIVENEDGSKIPTRTVIIATGAEYRRLRLKNLQRFEGMGVYYGATFLESQLCKGDEVIVVGGGNSAGQAAVFLAESAKCVHMLIRSAGLAESMSRYLIRRIEDTPKIILHTHTEIITLEGDIHLESVQWQNSITKEIEEHKISNVFVMAGAAPNTSWLDGCIALDSKGFIKTGADLSPEYLSNIGWPVARQPYSFETSLPGIFAVGDVRAGSIKRVASAVGEGSVAISFIHKVLQE, from the coding sequence ATGCAAGAGCGAGGTCACTTACGTTCAGTAAAACTCGAAGTCTTAGTTGAGCAGGGGGATAGTAACGTTCCTTTCTTTGTAGTGGTATCAGGCGAAATTGAGATTCTTCGTCCTTCCGGTGACATTGAGACCCTTATTACCGTACATGGCCCAGGTCAGTTTACAGGAGAGATCAACATGCTTTCTGGACGTCGGGCTCTCTTTCGTGCACGTGCAACAAAACCAGGTAACGTAATTGAAATGGATCGTCAAAATATGATGGCTTTGCTTCAAAGCGACGCTGAGATAGGTGATATCCTGATGCGGGCTTTCATTCTGCGTCGTGTGGAATTAGTGGCAGCTGGAGTCGGAGACGTTGTGCTCATTGGTTCATCCAATTCGGCCCGCACGTTTCAGATCAAAGAGTTTCTCATGCGCAACGGACACCCCTACAACTACATAGACCTTGAAAACGATTCAGAAGTACAACATCTATTGGATAATTTCCATATTTTAGCCAACGACATACCTGTTCTGATATGTCAAGGTAAATTTGTGCTACGAAATCCCAATAACCAACAAATCGCTAATTGCTTGGGCTTTAATGAATTAATTAACCAAACCGCACTGAGAGATCTAGTTATTATCGGTGCCGGTCCCTCTGGGTTAGCTGCGGCAGTATACGGGGCTTCTGAAGGACTCGATGTCTTAGTGATGGAAACTAGCTCGCCGGGTGGACAAGCAGGTTCAAGTTCAAGAATCGAAAATTACTTGGGATTTCCAACTGGTATATCGGGCCAGGATCTTGCGAGTAGAGCCTACACTCAAGCGCAAAAGTTTGGTGCAGAGATCCTTATCACCAAAGGGTTACGACTCTCCTGTGGCGGCAAACCCTACATAGTTGAAAATGAGGATGGATCTAAAATACCTACACGTACAGTCATAATTGCAACGGGGGCTGAGTATAGGAGGCTGAGATTAAAAAATCTGCAACGTTTTGAAGGTATGGGCGTTTACTACGGAGCAACGTTTTTGGAATCACAGTTATGTAAAGGGGATGAAGTAATTGTTGTTGGAGGAGGAAACTCGGCTGGTCAGGCAGCTGTCTTCTTGGCAGAGTCGGCAAAGTGTGTACACATGCTCATTAGATCTGCCGGCTTGGCAGAAAGCATGTCACGCTATCTTATCCGCCGGATCGAAGATACTCCCAAGATTATACTACATACGCACACGGAGATCATAACACTCGAAGGAGACATTCACCTCGAATCTGTACAGTGGCAAAACAGTATAACTAAGGAGATAGAGGAGCATAAAATTAGTAATGTGTTTGTCATGGCAGGCGCTGCTCCAAACACCTCATGGCTTGATGGCTGTATCGCTCTTGACTCTAAAGGCTTTATCAAAACTGGTGCTGATCTGTCACCAGAATATCTGAGTAATATAGGTTGGCCAGTTGCACGTCAACCATACTCATTTGAAACCAGTTTGCCTGGAATTTTTGCTGTGGGTGACGTGCGTGCTGGCAGTATCAAGCGAGTTGCATCCGCTGTGGGAGAAGGATCAGTTGCGATCTCATTTATTCATAAAGTACTTCAGGAATGA
- the pstS gene encoding phosphate ABC transporter substrate-binding protein PstS, with protein MSNLIKYRILGISLLAVSLLVPIYVNSVHAQKGSINGAGATFPYPLIDTWRVEYQKVNPDVNLNYASIGSGGGIKQFTEKTVDFGASDAPLSETEFQKAGSAVHIPETLGSVVLAYNIPEVTTPLKLTGPVIADIFLGKITKWDDPKIKELNPDVTLPSENIVTVHRSDGSGTTFVFTDYLSKVSPDWNQTIGKGKSVQWPVGIGAPGNEGVAASIQGTPYTIGYVELAYALTTQMNYASVQNKEGNFITPSVNSTRAAVSAEASTLPSGSASWSNVTITDPSGPDSYPISSFSYLLLYKDLSTNPSIDEQKAKAIAEFIEWAITDGQQFAEPLGYVPLPQSVVDVNEATLKSLTFKGNPLITN; from the coding sequence ATGAGTAATCTAATCAAATATAGGATATTAGGTATATCACTTTTAGCCGTATCGCTATTAGTTCCAATTTATGTGAATTCAGTACATGCACAAAAAGGTTCTATTAATGGAGCTGGAGCAACCTTTCCTTATCCTTTAATAGATACATGGAGAGTAGAGTATCAAAAAGTAAACCCCGATGTTAATCTTAATTATGCTTCTATAGGCAGTGGTGGAGGAATTAAACAGTTCACTGAAAAAACAGTTGACTTTGGTGCTTCTGACGCTCCTCTTTCGGAAACCGAATTCCAAAAAGCAGGGAGTGCAGTACACATTCCAGAAACCCTAGGCTCTGTTGTTCTTGCATATAATATTCCAGAAGTTACTACACCTCTTAAACTTACAGGGCCCGTTATTGCAGACATATTTTTAGGAAAAATCACTAAATGGGATGATCCAAAGATAAAAGAACTAAATCCAGATGTAACTTTGCCTTCTGAAAATATAGTTACAGTTCATCGTTCTGATGGTTCTGGTACAACATTTGTATTTACTGATTATTTATCAAAAGTAAGTCCTGACTGGAATCAAACTATTGGTAAGGGCAAATCAGTACAATGGCCAGTTGGCATAGGCGCACCAGGAAATGAAGGCGTGGCCGCATCAATTCAAGGAACACCTTATACCATTGGGTATGTCGAATTAGCATATGCCTTAACAACGCAGATGAATTATGCATCAGTTCAAAATAAAGAAGGTAATTTTATCACACCATCAGTTAATTCAACCAGGGCAGCAGTAAGCGCAGAAGCATCTACTTTGCCCAGCGGCTCAGCATCTTGGTCTAACGTGACAATAACAGATCCATCAGGACCTGATTCCTACCCAATCTCTAGTTTCTCCTACCTTTTGCTCTATAAAGACTTGAGCACCAATCCATCAATAGATGAGCAAAAAGCAAAAGCAATAGCTGAATTCATAGAGTGGGCCATAACTGATGGACAACAGTTCGCAGAACCATTGGGATATGTTCCATTACCTCAGTCTGTAGTTGATGTCAATGAAGCAACATTGAAATCACTGACTTTTAAGGGAAACCCACTAATTACCAACTAA
- a CDS encoding undecaprenyl-diphosphate phosphatase, translating into MTVDIVQSLILGIVQGITEWLPISSSGHLALTQLLLNIHVPIFFDLILHIGTLAGLMGFYRTDLLMIFRSVFYSRSMSLQAVKEYRKLLMLIIIGTIPTAIIAFALKSFFEFSFYDFFLLSLGFLISGIFIYITKYFKKGSRDINNIDAILIGIAQGFSVFSSISRSGITISLGMIRQIDHTQLVRFSFLLSIPAILGGSVFDFVLMDSTQLSAIGEIPFSSYIVGFLSSAIVGYLTIKLLINIINRGKLYYFAYYCLGLAAILLIYSFIMV; encoded by the coding sequence ATGACGGTGGATATCGTTCAATCTTTAATTTTGGGAATCGTGCAAGGAATAACGGAGTGGTTGCCAATATCTAGCTCAGGACATCTAGCACTAACCCAATTATTACTTAATATTCATGTACCTATTTTCTTTGATTTGATTCTTCATATAGGAACTCTAGCAGGCCTCATGGGGTTTTATCGAACTGATTTGCTAATGATTTTCAGGTCTGTTTTCTATTCTCGTTCCATGTCATTGCAAGCTGTCAAAGAATATAGAAAACTATTAATGCTTATCATAATTGGAACAATCCCGACTGCAATTATCGCATTTGCATTAAAGTCCTTCTTCGAATTTTCATTTTATGATTTCTTCCTGTTGTCTCTAGGATTTCTGATAAGCGGTATATTCATTTATATCACCAAATATTTCAAGAAAGGTTCTAGAGATATCAATAATATTGATGCTATATTAATTGGAATAGCCCAGGGATTCTCTGTATTCTCAAGCATTTCTAGAAGCGGGATTACAATTTCTTTAGGAATGATAAGACAAATTGATCACACTCAATTGGTCAGGTTCTCATTCCTGTTATCCATCCCGGCCATTCTAGGTGGCTCTGTATTTGATTTTGTTCTGATGGATTCTACACAGCTATCTGCGATAGGGGAAATCCCTTTTTCTTCTTATATAGTTGGATTTTTATCATCCGCAATAGTTGGGTATTTAACAATCAAACTGTTAATAAATATTATAAACAGAGGAAAACTTTACTATTTCGCATATTATTGTTTAGGACTAGCAGCAATATTACTAATATATTCATTCATCATGGTTTGA
- the pstA gene encoding phosphate ABC transporter permease PstA: MIKENKTKDYKSLIQERVAKNSRKRKIFNNFMTVLLFVFVVIAIIPLASILFEVFKNGVGALSFEFLFSPPGAFGSGDGGIGPAIQGTLIAVGLASLIGAPVGVLAGVYLSEYSSSSKHFAYFLRLFNDVLTGIPSIVIGITGYISLVLTLGSFSILAGAFVLSIIMIPIVARVSEETLKLVPNSLREAAYGLGLPKWKVVWHIVIKGSKSGILTGIVLAVSRVAGETAPLIMTILGTSLFFSGFNSPVDALPLRIWRLASQPYPAAHEQGWGAALVLILLILALSVALRMFAQKRSTYKSTT; this comes from the coding sequence ATGATCAAAGAAAACAAAACTAAAGATTACAAATCATTAATTCAGGAACGTGTTGCGAAAAATTCCAGAAAAAGAAAGATCTTTAATAATTTTATGACCGTTTTGTTGTTTGTTTTTGTAGTAATAGCGATCATACCTTTAGCCTCCATTTTGTTTGAAGTGTTTAAGAATGGTGTTGGCGCTCTAAGCTTTGAGTTTCTATTCAGTCCTCCGGGTGCATTCGGTTCAGGCGACGGGGGTATTGGTCCAGCCATCCAAGGAACTTTGATAGCTGTAGGACTTGCCTCTTTAATTGGAGCCCCTGTTGGGGTTCTGGCAGGCGTATACCTGTCCGAATATTCCAGTTCTAGCAAACATTTTGCATATTTCCTTAGACTCTTTAATGATGTATTGACTGGTATTCCTTCTATCGTTATAGGAATTACGGGATATATCTCACTTGTACTAACGCTTGGCTCATTTTCAATCCTGGCAGGGGCCTTTGTTTTATCTATAATAATGATTCCTATTGTTGCAAGGGTCTCTGAAGAAACATTGAAACTAGTACCAAACTCTTTAAGGGAAGCAGCATATGGTCTAGGCCTTCCAAAGTGGAAAGTGGTATGGCATATTGTGATAAAGGGATCTAAAAGCGGTATATTAACAGGCATCGTACTTGCCGTATCAAGAGTCGCTGGCGAAACCGCACCATTGATAATGACTATTTTAGGAACAAGTCTATTTTTCAGTGGCTTTAATTCCCCTGTTGATGCATTACCTTTAAGAATCTGGCGATTGGCCTCGCAGCCTTATCCCGCGGCTCATGAACAGGGATGGGGTGCTGCCTTGGTGCTTATATTGCTTATATTGGCGTTAAGCGTTGCCCTGAGGATGTTTGCACAAAAAAGGAGTACGTATAAATCGACTACGTAA
- a CDS encoding reverse transcriptase-like protein yields MRKIHIAIDVDGSPSGYISWHNHFQNKSKIRTLKPYKKNERYGVQRMEMLAIYFAISDNLKIFKTKLKKRGKRKIIVIRSDSKSTIEQLNKRSKVKDEIIKRVYNSIIRIIEKISCTLVFDYLRRTNNRAGKILEIIRKENRYGYHFPHVKNTTD; encoded by the coding sequence TTGCGCAAGATACATATCGCAATTGATGTAGACGGATCACCATCGGGATACATTTCCTGGCATAACCATTTTCAAAACAAGAGCAAAATAAGAACGCTAAAACCTTACAAGAAGAATGAAAGATATGGCGTCCAGAGAATGGAAATGCTAGCAATATATTTTGCAATTTCAGATAATCTCAAAATATTTAAGACCAAACTAAAAAAAAGAGGAAAAAGAAAAATAATAGTTATTAGAAGCGACTCAAAATCTACAATAGAGCAACTAAATAAAAGGTCAAAAGTGAAGGATGAGATTATCAAGCGAGTCTACAATTCAATAATAAGAATTATAGAAAAAATATCCTGTACTCTAGTATTCGATTATTTGAGGAGAACGAACAACAGGGCCGGAAAAATTCTAGAAATTATAAGAAAAGAAAATAGATATGGATACCATTTCCCTCATGTAAAAAATACTACCGATTAG
- a CDS encoding SDR family oxidoreductase, translated as MTSNQKVAVVTGSSSGIGHEIALILARNGFLTYATMRDLQKNSKLKSIKDEENLPLEFIQLDVTDENSVKTAVQKIYDDVGRIDMLINNAGYGLTGAFEDLSIDEIKTQFETNFYGLIRTTQAILPIMRKQKSGTIVNMSSGAGRFGFPMGSAYVSTKFAVEGLSESLSYEVEPFGIRVILIEPGMIKTNFSNASIMAKKSIDPNSSYAPLMKNMQTGFNKLLENASSPQLVAQITLDAMTSDKPNLRYLAGKDVEQWVEAKKKMSDEEFHDMIKQI; from the coding sequence ATGACTTCAAATCAAAAGGTGGCTGTAGTTACTGGAAGCTCAAGTGGAATAGGCCATGAAATAGCACTAATACTTGCAAGGAATGGATTTCTTACATATGCTACCATGCGAGATTTGCAAAAAAATTCCAAGCTAAAGTCTATTAAAGATGAAGAAAACTTGCCATTAGAGTTTATCCAACTGGATGTTACCGACGAGAATTCAGTAAAAACTGCAGTTCAAAAAATTTATGATGATGTAGGTAGAATTGACATGTTGATAAATAATGCGGGTTATGGACTAACAGGAGCATTCGAGGATCTTTCAATTGATGAAATAAAAACACAATTTGAAACAAATTTTTATGGATTAATAAGAACAACTCAAGCTATTCTTCCTATCATGCGTAAACAAAAATCAGGTACTATTGTCAATATGAGCTCTGGTGCCGGCAGATTTGGTTTTCCCATGGGTTCTGCCTATGTTAGTACTAAATTTGCAGTAGAAGGTTTGAGCGAATCGTTGTCATATGAAGTGGAACCATTTGGCATTCGAGTCATTTTAATCGAACCCGGTATGATAAAGACAAACTTTTCTAATGCTTCCATCATGGCAAAGAAATCTATTGATCCCAATTCGTCTTACGCTCCTCTAATGAAAAACATGCAAACAGGATTTAACAAATTACTAGAAAATGCATCTTCACCACAATTAGTAGCACAAATAACACTGGACGCAATGACATCTGATAAACCAAATCTGAGATATTTAGCCGGTAAGGATGTCGAACAATGGGTAGAAGCTAAGAAGAAAATGTCAGACGAAGAGTTTCATGATATGATAAAACAGATTTAG
- a CDS encoding ring-cleaving dioxygenase, whose translation MTRDSHQGILGIHHITAIAGNPQKNIDFYTGFLGLRLVKLTVNFDDPQTYHFYYGDDIGRPGTILTFFPWQNMPKGFRGTGQVITTAFLIPESSIEYWINRLKSQGVSYTGPTKRFDDVDEQVITFYDPDGMEIELVAHKDAETKKDHVWRKGPIPEEYATRGFYSATLSLEGYERTADLLIENMGFSKTKSEGNRFRFEIKDKEKIIDGFYSNKQKRELDLLNSPSTVDLVCLPYTQRGSMGVGTVHHIAWRTPTDESQLDMRKIIINTGLDATPVIDRTYFHSLYFREPGGILFEIATDPPGFMIDQKEEELGQKLLLPEWLEPDRKYLEKVLPKISTPSLDKFSSPSPSPSDQTSKLSER comes from the coding sequence ATGACAAGGGATAGTCATCAAGGTATTCTTGGAATACACCATATCACAGCTATAGCCGGTAACCCCCAAAAAAATATTGACTTTTACACTGGTTTTTTAGGATTACGACTAGTCAAATTAACCGTTAACTTTGATGATCCACAAACATATCATTTCTATTATGGAGATGATATTGGGAGACCAGGTACAATACTGACATTTTTCCCTTGGCAGAACATGCCAAAAGGTTTTAGAGGAACAGGCCAAGTAATTACCACAGCCTTTTTGATACCCGAAAGTTCAATAGAATATTGGATTAACAGACTAAAAAGTCAAGGAGTAAGTTATACTGGTCCGACCAAGAGGTTCGATGATGTTGATGAACAAGTTATTACGTTTTATGATCCAGATGGTATGGAAATAGAACTAGTTGCACATAAGGACGCTGAGACAAAAAAAGATCATGTTTGGAGAAAAGGCCCTATTCCCGAGGAATATGCTACTAGAGGATTTTATTCAGCAACCCTTTCCTTGGAAGGATATGAACGAACAGCGGATCTCTTAATTGAAAACATGGGTTTCTCAAAAACTAAGAGTGAAGGAAATAGATTCCGATTTGAAATTAAAGATAAAGAAAAAATAATAGATGGTTTCTACAGTAACAAACAAAAAAGAGAACTCGATCTTTTGAATTCTCCATCTACTGTGGATCTTGTATGTCTGCCATATACTCAACGAGGTTCTATGGGAGTGGGTACTGTCCATCACATTGCATGGCGAACTCCAACTGATGAAAGCCAGTTGGATATGCGAAAAATAATAATTAATACGGGTTTGGATGCTACCCCTGTAATTGATAGAACATATTTTCATTCACTATATTTCAGAGAACCTGGCGGTATTCTATTTGAAATAGCAACTGATCCACCTGGATTTATGATAGACCAAAAAGAGGAGGAGCTGGGACAAAAGCTCTTACTACCTGAATGGTTAGAACCCGACCGCAAATATCTTGAGAAAGTGCTTCCCAAAATTAGTACACCATCGCTTGATAAATTTTCTTCTCCTTCTCCTTCTCCTTCTGATCAAACTAGTAAACTAAGTGAAAGATAA
- a CDS encoding alpha/beta hydrolase produces the protein MKQPDFKYRFIPSQSQQQVADNSDQAYRPKDNKSKTLTLLLLHGTGGNEDDLIQVGQMISPSASLLSPRGKVLENGMPRFFKRLAEGVFDLEDLKFRTHELADFVKDTSSIYGFDLNKTIAVGFSNGANIAASLLLSYPGTLMGAILFRAMVPFIPNSPLDLSDKKVLLSAGVYDPIVSESQTQSLYNILKKSRTNVTLKWQQSGHNLTESDILDAKEWLSESIR, from the coding sequence ATGAAGCAACCTGATTTTAAATACCGTTTTATTCCTTCCCAGTCACAACAACAAGTAGCAGACAATTCTGATCAAGCATATAGGCCCAAAGACAATAAATCAAAAACATTGACTTTATTACTGCTTCATGGCACAGGTGGAAATGAGGATGATTTGATACAAGTTGGTCAAATGATATCGCCTTCTGCATCATTATTAAGTCCTCGGGGAAAGGTGTTGGAAAATGGAATGCCTCGATTTTTTAAGCGACTCGCCGAAGGTGTATTTGATTTGGAGGACTTGAAGTTTAGGACCCACGAATTGGCTGATTTTGTTAAGGATACATCAAGCATTTACGGTTTTGATCTAAACAAGACAATTGCAGTAGGATTTTCTAATGGTGCAAATATAGCAGCAAGTCTTCTTCTTTCATATCCGGGAACCCTAATGGGTGCGATCCTATTTAGGGCAATGGTCCCATTCATACCAAATTCTCCACTCGATCTATCTGATAAAAAGGTGCTATTATCTGCAGGAGTGTATGATCCAATAGTATCAGAAAGTCAAACACAAAGTCTCTATAATATTCTAAAAAAAAGTAGAACAAATGTGACTTTGAAATGGCAGCAATCGGGACATAATCTTACAGAGTCAGACATATTAGACGCAAAAGAATGGTTGTCTGAAAGCATTCGTTAG
- the pstB gene encoding phosphate ABC transporter ATP-binding protein PstB — protein MENPKLSIQSLKAWFSGKLALKGINLDVKENCVTALIGPSGCGKTTLLRCINRMHDLTPNATADGKIILDDLNIYDKQSDPVLIKRRMGMVFQKPNPFPTMSIYDNVAAGLKLNGIKDKNLIKDIVHDSLKGAALWEEVKNDLDKPGISLSGGQQQRLCIARALAMQPEILLMDEPTSALDPIASSKIEELMNDLKKNLTVIIVTHNMQQAARVSDYTAFMYLGELIEFGPTDQIFKYPKKELTERYISGKFG, from the coding sequence ATAGAGAATCCTAAACTATCAATCCAATCTTTGAAAGCCTGGTTTAGTGGTAAACTAGCTTTAAAGGGTATTAATCTAGATGTTAAGGAAAACTGTGTCACCGCATTAATCGGTCCATCGGGATGTGGCAAAACAACCCTATTAAGATGTATTAATAGGATGCATGATTTAACTCCAAATGCTACTGCTGACGGCAAAATTATTTTAGATGATTTAAATATTTATGATAAACAATCAGATCCTGTCCTTATAAAGCGACGAATGGGGATGGTCTTTCAAAAACCAAATCCATTTCCTACTATGAGTATATATGATAATGTAGCTGCTGGCTTGAAACTCAATGGCATTAAGGATAAAAATTTGATAAAGGATATAGTTCACGATAGCTTGAAGGGAGCTGCATTATGGGAAGAAGTAAAAAATGATCTTGATAAACCAGGAATAAGTTTGTCTGGTGGCCAACAACAAAGACTTTGTATTGCCAGAGCCCTTGCGATGCAACCTGAAATTCTCTTGATGGATGAACCAACTTCTGCTTTAGATCCTATTGCATCTTCAAAAATTGAAGAGTTGATGAATGATCTCAAGAAGAATTTGACTGTGATAATTGTAACTCATAATATGCAACAAGCAGCCAGAGTTTCTGACTACACCGCATTTATGTATTTAGGAGAGTTAATCGAATTCGGTCCAACCGATCAAATATTTAAGTATCCAAAGAAAGAATTAACTGAAAGATATATTTCCGGCAAATTCGGATAA